In Microscilla marina ATCC 23134, a single window of DNA contains:
- a CDS encoding NADP-dependent glyceraldehyde-3-phosphate dehydrogenase produces the protein MDTITTMPSIFPAAQDIPTQYQINEFIEQREYLIDGELRQWQGPMNQVQSPVCIETMEGYQQKIIGSSPLLTSKESLEALTAAHKAYNKGQGFWPTLKVKERIQYMEVFVTEMQKQRDEVVKLLMWEIGKTLADSTKEFDRTVTYIQDTINALKDLDRRSSKFEIESGVIAQIRRVPLGVTLCMGPYNYPLNETFTTLIPALIMGNTVVFKPAKYGVLLIRPLLKAFCDIFPKGVINIIYGRGRDTVGALMETGQVDAFAFIGTNKGANDLKKMHPKPHKLRSVLGLDAKNPGIVLPDADMENAVAECVTGSLSYNGQRCTALKILFVHRSIVEEFLGKFTEAVNHLKPGMPWDEGVKLTPLPEPGKTDYLAGLVKDAERHGAQVVNAGYGGGEVNETYFHPAILYPVNDQMRVYREEQFGPVVPVVAYDNIEEVIAYVVSSNFGQQASIFGRDPQKIAELIDELYHQVSRININAQCQRGPDVFPFNGRKDSAEGTLSVSDALRVFSIRAIVATKDQESNKDIVRSIVKEGHSSFLRTDYIL, from the coding sequence ATGGATACAATTACTACTATGCCGAGCATATTTCCGGCGGCACAAGACATTCCTACCCAATATCAAATCAATGAATTTATAGAACAGCGCGAGTACCTGATTGATGGGGAACTTCGCCAGTGGCAGGGACCAATGAACCAGGTGCAGTCGCCAGTATGCATTGAGACAATGGAAGGCTATCAGCAAAAAATAATTGGTAGCAGTCCCTTGCTTACCTCCAAAGAGTCGCTGGAAGCCCTGACCGCTGCCCACAAAGCATACAATAAAGGACAAGGCTTTTGGCCTACGCTTAAAGTAAAAGAACGCATTCAATATATGGAGGTGTTTGTAACTGAAATGCAAAAACAACGCGATGAAGTAGTGAAGTTGCTGATGTGGGAAATTGGCAAAACCCTGGCTGACTCTACCAAAGAGTTTGACCGCACGGTTACATACATTCAAGACACCATCAATGCCCTGAAAGACCTGGATAGGCGTTCGTCAAAATTTGAAATAGAAAGCGGTGTCATTGCCCAAATTCGTCGAGTACCTTTAGGAGTTACCCTTTGTATGGGGCCTTACAACTACCCGTTGAATGAGACCTTCACCACCTTAATTCCTGCGTTGATCATGGGCAACACGGTGGTGTTTAAGCCTGCCAAGTACGGGGTTTTACTGATCAGACCTTTGCTCAAGGCTTTTTGTGATATTTTTCCGAAAGGAGTAATTAATATTATCTATGGTCGGGGCAGAGATACGGTAGGGGCGTTGATGGAAACCGGGCAAGTAGACGCTTTTGCTTTTATTGGCACCAATAAAGGCGCCAATGACCTGAAAAAAATGCATCCCAAACCCCACAAGTTGCGCTCGGTACTAGGACTGGACGCTAAAAATCCTGGCATTGTACTGCCTGATGCTGATATGGAGAATGCCGTAGCCGAATGTGTTACGGGGAGCTTGTCTTACAACGGGCAACGTTGTACTGCTCTTAAGATTCTGTTTGTGCATCGCTCTATAGTAGAAGAGTTTTTAGGTAAATTTACCGAGGCAGTAAACCACCTAAAGCCCGGTATGCCCTGGGACGAAGGGGTAAAGCTTACCCCATTACCAGAACCTGGCAAAACCGATTATTTGGCAGGGTTGGTAAAGGATGCTGAAAGACACGGGGCACAAGTAGTGAATGCCGGATATGGTGGAGGCGAGGTAAACGAAACCTATTTTCATCCGGCAATACTTTACCCAGTCAATGACCAAATGCGGGTATACCGCGAAGAGCAGTTTGGCCCGGTAGTACCAGTGGTGGCTTATGACAACATAGAGGAAGTGATCGCGTATGTGGTCAGCTCTAATTTTGGGCAGCAGGCAAGTATTTTTGGGCGTGACCCTCAAAAGATTGCCGAGCTCATAGATGAATTGTATCACCAGGTAAGCCGGATCAACATCAATGCACAATGCCAGCGGGGACCCGATGTGTTTCCTTTCAATGGGCGTAAAGATTCGGCAGAGGGCACCCTTTCGGTATCTGATGCTTTGCGGGTGTTTTCTATCCGGGCGATTGTAGCCACCAAAGACCAGGAAAGTAACAAAGATATTGTGCGGAGCATTGTAAAAGAAGGACATTCCAGCTTTTTGCGTACCGATTATATTTTGTAA
- a CDS encoding cystathionine beta-synthase, with protein sequence MYYNSIIETIGDTPLVKLGKIAEGIKGTILVKVEYFNPGNSVKDRMAIKMVEDAEKAGLLKPGGTIIEGTSGNTGMGLALAACAKGYRCIFTMADKQSQEKIDILRAVGAEVHVCPTNVAPEDPRSYYSVASKLNEEIPNSFYPNQYDNMSNSVAHYETTGPEIWKQTEHKITHFAAGVGTGGTICGTSKYLKEQNANIVSVGIDTYGSVFKKYKETGEFDENEIYPYLTEGIGEDILPKNVDFSMIDTFVKVTDKDSAIMTRRLAREEGLFVGWSCGAAVYGALEYARENLKEEDTMVIILPDHGTRYLAKVYNDEWMRAHGFLEERSFATARHIVSRKNGSGKLVTIDKNCKVADAISTITKEGISQIPITDGEHIVGSLSDSKILAKLIESPDIKNQSIDTFMDKPFTFVAMDNTVDVLSSLINKDNPALMVRDDENQIHIITQADLLTAMTS encoded by the coding sequence ATGTACTACAATTCCATCATCGAAACAATAGGAGATACTCCTTTGGTAAAGCTTGGCAAGATAGCTGAGGGTATCAAAGGAACTATATTGGTAAAAGTAGAATACTTTAACCCTGGCAACTCAGTAAAAGACCGCATGGCCATTAAAATGGTAGAGGATGCCGAAAAAGCCGGATTGCTTAAACCAGGGGGCACCATTATAGAAGGTACATCAGGTAATACCGGAATGGGGCTGGCACTGGCGGCTTGCGCCAAAGGATACCGTTGTATTTTTACTATGGCCGATAAACAGTCTCAGGAAAAAATAGATATACTAAGAGCTGTAGGTGCCGAAGTACACGTATGCCCCACCAATGTAGCCCCCGAAGACCCTCGCTCTTATTACTCAGTGGCAAGCAAGCTCAACGAGGAAATTCCTAACTCGTTTTATCCCAACCAATACGACAATATGTCAAACTCAGTGGCCCATTATGAGACCACTGGCCCTGAGATATGGAAACAAACCGAACACAAAATCACTCATTTTGCGGCAGGTGTGGGTACGGGTGGCACCATTTGCGGTACCTCTAAATACTTGAAAGAACAAAATGCCAATATTGTATCGGTAGGAATAGATACGTATGGTTCGGTATTTAAAAAATATAAAGAAACCGGCGAATTTGACGAAAACGAGATTTACCCTTACCTGACTGAAGGCATTGGCGAAGATATTTTGCCTAAAAATGTAGATTTTAGCATGATTGACACCTTCGTAAAGGTAACCGACAAAGACTCTGCAATTATGACCCGACGCCTGGCGCGCGAAGAAGGGCTGTTTGTGGGTTGGTCGTGTGGGGCTGCCGTATATGGTGCCCTGGAGTATGCCCGTGAAAACCTCAAAGAAGAGGACACAATGGTGATTATACTGCCTGACCATGGTACCCGCTACCTTGCCAAAGTATACAACGACGAGTGGATGCGTGCGCATGGTTTCTTAGAGGAGCGCTCTTTTGCTACAGCACGCCACATTGTATCGCGCAAAAACGGAAGTGGCAAGCTGGTTACTATAGACAAAAACTGTAAAGTGGCTGACGCTATTTCTACGATTACCAAAGAAGGAATTTCTCAGATTCCGATTACAGATGGTGAACATATTGTAGGTAGTTTGAGTGACTCTAAGATTTTGGCTAAATTGATAGAGTCGCCCGACATCAAAAATCAATCCATAGACACTTTTATGGACAAACCGTTTACCTTTGTGGCGATGGACAACACCGTAGATGTGCTGTCATCGTTGATCAACAAAGACAACCCTGCCCTGATGGTACGTGACGATGAAAACCAAATCCATATCATCACCCAAGCCGATTTGCTTACTGCAATGACAAGTTAA
- a CDS encoding low molecular weight phosphatase family protein, whose translation MKTSIFYPGLAAYLAEVTQEFEQIPATRQHQLKEVSQYIRQKLNANQLVQVIVICTHNSRRSHLGQIWLQIAAAFYHIQRFTSFSGGTESTAFHPNAVTALQTAGIEIVCQSADENPVYECRYGAHFPTIEAFSKVYTHATNPTQSFAALMVCTQADQGCPIVTGAEARFSLPYQDPKAYDNTAQQSEQYNERCRQIAREMFFVMSQVF comes from the coding sequence ATGAAAACCTCCATTTTTTATCCTGGTTTGGCGGCCTATTTGGCAGAGGTTACTCAAGAGTTTGAACAGATACCTGCCACGCGTCAGCACCAGCTCAAAGAAGTGAGCCAATACATTCGCCAAAAACTGAATGCAAATCAGCTTGTACAGGTAATAGTGATTTGTACCCACAATTCGCGCCGGAGCCATTTGGGACAAATTTGGCTACAGATAGCCGCTGCTTTTTATCATATTCAAAGGTTTACTTCCTTTTCGGGAGGAACTGAGTCTACTGCTTTTCACCCCAATGCTGTAACTGCCTTACAAACAGCAGGCATTGAGATTGTTTGCCAAAGTGCAGACGAAAACCCTGTATATGAGTGCCGTTATGGTGCCCATTTTCCTACAATAGAAGCTTTCTCTAAAGTGTATACGCACGCCACAAACCCTACCCAAAGTTTTGCGGCTTTGATGGTATGTACCCAGGCAGACCAGGGTTGCCCTATAGTAACCGGGGCTGAAGCGCGTTTTTCATTGCCTTACCAAGACCCCAAGGCTTATGACAACACTGCACAACAAAGCGAGCAGTACAACGAAAGGTGTCGCCAAATTGCCCGTGAAATGTTTTTTGTGATGAGCCAGGTCTTTTGA
- the mraY gene encoding phospho-N-acetylmuramoyl-pentapeptide-transferase, which yields MLYYLFDYLESNYQFPGATLFKYISFRASMTIMISLLIGAIFGRRLINLLKKMQVKEQSRVLGLPGEDSKQGTPTMGGLIIIGSIVIPTLLFARLDNVYVILLLISTLWLGFIGFLDDYTKLVKKKRSWLVGDRGIKGQYKIFGQVGLGLIVGLVLYFNENVKVRQYYNPATQEYNISVPVDGYQERYKDVKSNAVNVPFFKNNELDYGKIIPFLPKSLTWVLYVMVAIFIITFVSNGANITDGVDGLAAGTSVIIAVTLAIFAYVSGNAIFSKYLGIMYIPNSGELVIFCSALMGACIGFLWYNSYPAQVFMGDTGSLSLGGIIAVLALSVRKELLIPLMCGIFLAENLSVIIQVSYFKYTKKRFGEGKRVFLMAPLHHHFQKKGYHEAKIVTRFWVVGVILAVLTLVMLKLR from the coding sequence ATGTTATACTACTTATTCGATTACTTAGAAAGCAATTACCAGTTTCCGGGCGCTACTTTGTTCAAATACATCTCATTTCGGGCAAGTATGACCATTATGATTTCCTTGCTGATTGGGGCAATTTTTGGCAGACGCCTGATCAACCTACTCAAAAAAATGCAGGTAAAAGAGCAAAGCAGGGTATTGGGTTTGCCAGGCGAAGATAGCAAGCAAGGGACGCCTACTATGGGAGGGCTCATCATTATTGGTTCTATTGTAATTCCTACGCTGTTGTTTGCCCGTTTGGACAATGTGTATGTTATTTTGTTATTGATTTCTACGCTTTGGCTGGGTTTCATTGGTTTTTTGGATGACTACACCAAGTTGGTAAAAAAGAAAAGAAGCTGGTTGGTTGGCGATCGGGGAATCAAGGGACAGTATAAAATTTTTGGGCAAGTGGGGTTGGGCTTGATTGTAGGCTTGGTGCTTTACTTTAACGAAAATGTAAAAGTCCGCCAGTATTACAACCCTGCTACTCAAGAGTACAACATATCGGTACCTGTAGATGGCTACCAGGAACGGTACAAAGACGTAAAGTCTAATGCTGTAAACGTACCTTTCTTTAAAAACAACGAACTGGACTACGGCAAAATCATTCCGTTTTTGCCCAAAAGCCTTACTTGGGTCTTGTATGTGATGGTAGCTATATTTATTATCACGTTTGTATCTAATGGTGCCAATATTACCGATGGGGTAGATGGGCTTGCTGCGGGCACCTCGGTAATCATAGCGGTTACACTTGCTATATTTGCCTATGTATCGGGCAATGCTATCTTTTCTAAATATTTGGGCATTATGTATATTCCCAATTCGGGCGAACTGGTAATTTTTTGTTCGGCACTGATGGGGGCCTGCATTGGCTTTTTGTGGTACAACTCTTACCCTGCCCAGGTATTTATGGGCGACACGGGCAGCCTTTCGCTGGGAGGGATCATTGCCGTGCTTGCCTTGTCGGTACGCAAAGAGTTGTTGATTCCTTTGATGTGCGGTATTTTCTTAGCCGAAAACCTTTCGGTAATCATTCAGGTAAGTTATTTTAAATATACCAAAAAGAGATTTGGCGAAGGAAAGCGCGTCTTCCTGATGGCTCCTTTGCACCATCACTTCCAGAAAAAAGGGTATCACGAAGCCAAAATTGTGACCCGCTTTTGGGTAGTGGGTGTCATACTTGCCGTACTTACATTGGTAATGCTTAAGTTAAGGTAA